The following coding sequences are from one Culex quinquefasciatus strain JHB chromosome 1, VPISU_Cqui_1.0_pri_paternal, whole genome shotgun sequence window:
- the LOC119766231 gene encoding uncharacterized protein LOC119766231: MALPKRCVNNEIALKKINFQFLDKYEKDYFHDEEKEPTKRRTTKKLHNRRWSAQMLHSVPAVYSTATSRPQTLTSRRRSFSRMNHSDSEPKKNLCHSRSRITCSKSNSVPRASSTPCSGCASRIGNSPFRHFTFQPGNVNHPSRINGQLLQDFLIEAGNVTIVLHCCRASKPPSGTVHPGVFGSDRWRTV, encoded by the exons ATGGCGCTGCCGAAGCGTTGCGTGAACAACGAGATTGCGTTGAAGAAGATTAATTTCCAGTTTCTGGACAAGTACGAGAAAGATTATTTTCACGATGAGGAGAAGGAGCCGACGAAGAGGAGAACGACGAAAAAGCTACATaatcggaggtggtcagcgcagatgttgcactcggtgccggcggtttacagcaccg caACTTCCCGCCCACAAACACTCACGTCGCGACGGCGCAGCTTCAGCCGAATGAATCACAGTGACAgtgagccaaaaaaaaatctgtgtcattCTCGAAGTAGGATTACGTGCTCAAAATCGAACTCCGTTCCGAGGGCCTCATCAACTCCATGttccggatgcgcttccagGATCGGGAACTCCCCGTTCAGGCACTTTACTTTCCAGCCGGGAAACGTCAACCACCCTTCCCGAATcaatggccaactcctccaagaTTTCCTGATTGAGGCCGGAAACGTGACCATCGTGTTACACTGCTGTCGCGCGTCGAAGCCTCCATCCGGAACCGTCCACCCTGGGGTATTCGGaagtgaccggtggcgtaccgTATGA